A region from the Aegilops tauschii subsp. strangulata cultivar AL8/78 chromosome 5, Aet v6.0, whole genome shotgun sequence genome encodes:
- the LOC109749218 gene encoding probable WRKY transcription factor 74: MEEVEAANSAAVESCHKLLALLSQQQDPALLRSIASETGEACAKFRKVVSLLSNGGGGRGGHARGRFSRRRKPVGFLSQKGFLESSSNTPLGMLMSGSAATPSPSAGSAGQLRPQVGAPPQPRRSLDLISSSSKSAHQFGPPKMVQPLSVQFQFGATAHRYPFQQQQQNLQAQMFKRSNSGISLKFDSPSGGTGTISSPRSFMSSLSMDGSVASLDGKPPMRLLGGPAVSDPLNVRQCAPKRRCTGRGEDGSGKCTTGGKCHCSKRRKLRIKRSIKVPAISNKISDIPPDEYSWRKYGQKPIKGSPHPRGYYKCSTVRGCPARKHVERCVDEPAMLIVTYEGEHSHNRLPTQSAQT, encoded by the exons atggaggaggtggaggcggccAACAGCGCGGCGGTGGAGAGCTGCCACAAGTTGCTGGCCTTGCTCTCCCAGCAGCAGGACCCAGCCCTTCTCAGGAGCATAGCTTCAGAGACGGGTGAGGCCTGTGCCAAGTTCAGGAAGGTGGTCTCCCTCCTCAGCAATggtggcggcggcaggggagggcATGCTAGAGGCAGGTTCTCCAGGAGAAGGAAGCCCGTGGGGTTCTTGAGCCAGAAAGGCTTCTTGGAGAGCAGCAGCAACACCCCATTGGGGATGCTCATGTCCGGGAGTGCAGCCACTCCATCCCCATCTGCTGGTTCGGCAGGGCAACTGCGGCCCCAGGTCGGCGCGCCGCCGCAGCCGCGACGCAGCCTCGATTTGATCAGCTCAAGCAGCAAGAGCGCCCACCAGTTTGGCCCTCCAAAGATGGTCCAGCCATTGTCTGTGCAGTTCCAGTTTGGTGCCACTGCACATAGGTACccattccagcagcagcagcagaattTACAGGCCCAAATGTTCAAGAGGAGCAACAGTGGGATCAGCCTGAAGTTTGATAGCCCCAGTGGCGGCACTGGGACGATCTCATCGCCGAGGTCTTTCATGTCCTCCCTGAGCATGGATGGCAGTGTAGCTAGCTTGGATGGAAAGCCGCCGATGCGTTTGCTCGGCGGCCCAGCTGTGAGCGACCCACTGAATGTGCGCCAATGCGCGCCTAAGCGGCGGTGTACGGGCAGGGGTGAGGATGGCAGCGGCAAGTGCACCACAGGTGGCAAATGTCATTGCTCAAAAAGAAG GAAATTACGGATTAAGAGGTCAATTAAAGTGCCCGCCATTAGCAACAAAATATCTGATATACCTCCGGATGAATACTCATGGCGGAAATATGGGCAGAAGCCGATTAAGGGTTCCCCTCATCCGAG GGGCTACTATAAATGCAGCACCGTCAGGGGCTGCCCGGCGAGGAAGCACGTCGAGCGGTGCGTGGACGAGCCGGCGATGCTCATCGTGACGTACGAAGGCGAGCACAGCCATAACCGGCTGCCAACACAATCTGCCCAGACCTAG
- the LOC109749220 gene encoding uncharacterized protein, whose product MAALRCYSSTAAIIVPRRKICTRASMDGSSSSESRQQASSSVSFACKVNKVYEDKNMGILCYTDENGELVCEGLDEGPRLTWRDMEKLTKERESKNTTEDWRERALRIAGGIDWSGLQSAAATGKK is encoded by the exons ATGGCTGCCTTGAGGTGCTACTCATCTACTGCTGCAATCATAGTCCCAAGGAGGAAGATTTGCACAAGAGCTTCCATGGATGGCAGCTCCAGTTCCGAATCCAGGCAACAAGCTTCTAGTTCGGTCAGCTTCGCCTGCAAGGTGAACAAG GTTTATGAGGACAAAAACATGGGCATCCTCTGTTACACTGATGAGAATGGTGAATTGGTGTGTGAGGGCTTGGATGAAGGCCCGAGACTAACATGGCGAGATATGGAGAAATTGACCAAAGAGAG AGAATCGAAGAACACGACAGAAGATTGGCGGGAGAGAGCGCTGCGGATCGCGGGCGGGATCGACTGGAGCGGCCTTCAGTCTGCTGCTGCCACGGGGAAGAAGTGA